One genomic window of Haemophilus haemolyticus includes the following:
- a CDS encoding M15 family metallopeptidase: MKLTPEMLTGKSREHLVNLLATHSSNHFLQMQAVQAFQGLQQSAAKNGFNLQPASSFRDFERQQLIWNSKFKGEKKVHDDEGKALDLSQLDDWQKCRAILRWSALPGASRHHWGTEVDIFDPDLLPQGQSLQLEPWEYEKGGYFFELSEFLTENLPHFDFALPFMNMQSNKKVGREPWHISYLPLAEQASQQFSPEILQQAWKGENILGADCLISNFEQIFSEYIV, encoded by the coding sequence ATGAAATTAACGCCAGAAATGCTTACAGGAAAGTCCCGTGAGCATTTAGTCAATTTACTCGCAACTCATTCATCAAATCATTTTTTGCAAATGCAAGCAGTGCAAGCATTTCAAGGTTTGCAACAAAGTGCGGCAAAAAATGGCTTTAATTTACAGCCTGCGAGCAGTTTTCGTGATTTTGAACGCCAACAGCTTATTTGGAACAGCAAATTTAAGGGCGAGAAAAAAGTCCATGATGACGAAGGCAAAGCATTAGATTTGAGCCAATTAGATGACTGGCAAAAATGTCGGGCGATTTTACGTTGGTCTGCATTGCCAGGTGCTAGCCGTCATCATTGGGGAACGGAAGTGGATATTTTCGATCCTGATCTTTTGCCACAAGGGCAATCTTTACAACTGGAGCCTTGGGAATATGAAAAAGGCGGTTATTTCTTTGAATTGAGTGAATTTCTTACCGAAAATTTACCGCACTTTGATTTTGCTTTGCCTTTTATGAATATGCAGTCCAATAAAAAAGTGGGACGGGAGCCTTGGCATATCAGTTATTTGCCTTTAGCTGAACAAGCGAGTCAGCAATTTTCTCCAGAGATTTTGCAACAGGCATGGAAAGGGGAAAATATTTTAGGCGCAGACTGTTTAATATCAAATTTTGAACAAATTTTTTCTGAATATATTGTTTAA
- the fbpC gene encoding Fe(3+) ABC transporter ATP-binding protein FbpC: MHLNKMINNPLLTVKNLNKFFNEQQVLHDISFTLQRGEILFLLGASGCGKTTLLRAIAGFEQPYTGEIWLKERLIFGENTNVPTQQRHLGYVVQEGVLFPHLNVYRNIAYGLGNGKGKTDEEKMRIEQAMQLTGISELAERFPHQLSGGQQQRVALARALAPNPELILLDEPFSALDEHLRQQIRHDMLKALRQSGASAIFVTHDRDEALRYADKIAVIQQGKILQIDTPRTLYWSPNHIETASFIGDNIVLSANLIDENTVQCQLGNIPVKNKSISLKQGKILLRPEQFSLFKTSENPTALFKGQVKQIEFKGKITTIQIEINGYSIWIENIISPDLSIGDELPIYLHGKGLFYA; the protein is encoded by the coding sequence ATGCATTTAAATAAAATGATAAATAATCCGTTATTAACCGTTAAAAATCTCAATAAATTTTTTAATGAACAACAAGTTCTTCACGATATTTCCTTTACCTTGCAACGAGGTGAGATCCTCTTTTTGCTTGGTGCTTCTGGTTGTGGGAAAACAACGTTATTGCGAGCGATCGCAGGATTTGAACAACCCTATACTGGCGAAATTTGGCTAAAAGAGCGGTTAATTTTCGGCGAGAATACGAATGTGCCAACGCAACAGCGCCATCTAGGTTATGTGGTGCAAGAAGGTGTACTTTTCCCTCACTTAAATGTCTATCGCAACATTGCTTACGGATTGGGGAATGGAAAAGGGAAAACGGATGAAGAGAAAATGCGGATTGAACAGGCAATGCAACTCACTGGAATTAGTGAACTAGCAGAACGTTTTCCTCACCAACTCTCAGGCGGACAACAACAACGTGTGGCTCTTGCACGAGCATTGGCGCCGAATCCAGAACTGATTTTATTAGACGAACCTTTTAGTGCCTTAGATGAACATCTACGCCAGCAAATTCGTCATGATATGCTAAAAGCACTACGTCAAAGCGGTGCATCAGCGATTTTCGTCACCCATGATCGTGATGAAGCATTACGTTATGCGGATAAAATCGCGGTTATCCAACAAGGGAAAATTTTACAAATCGACACGCCTCGTACACTTTATTGGTCGCCTAATCATATTGAAACCGCAAGTTTTATTGGTGACAACATCGTGCTATCGGCGAACCTGATTGATGAAAACACAGTTCAATGCCAATTAGGTAATATTCCTGTAAAAAACAAATCAATATCGCTGAAACAAGGTAAGATTTTACTTCGCCCAGAACAATTTAGCCTGTTTAAAACATCGGAAAATCCAACCGCACTTTTCAAAGGGCAAGTAAAACAAATCGAATTTAAAGGGAAAATTACCACTATTCAAATTGAAATTAATGGCTACTCAATATGGATTGAGAACATCATTTCCCCCGATTTATCTATTGGCGATGAGCTACCAATTTATTTGCATGGAAAAGGGCTGTTTTACGCCTAA